The stretch of DNA CGCATACCGATTGATGCCCTGCTCAATGTGTGTGAGGTGTTTTACAAAGCTCTCGATGCGATACAGATCAATCTGAATGACAACGATCTCGACTTTGAACTTCAGGAATCGCTCATCCCGCTGAACCAGTTTTTTAGCAGCACCCTGCTTGTCGCAGAAATGACGACCTCGCCTACAGAATCCTTGGATGAAACCATCAAACTGGACCCCGTCATGTTCAAAGAGTTTCTGTCCGAGGCCCATGGCACTCTGGAAATCGCTGAACAAACTCTGCTGGAAATTTCAAGACTCCATGAGGGCGAAAATCCGTCAGACCTGATCTATGCGGCTTTTCGTCTGTTGCATACCCTCAAGGGCAATTCAGCGATGCTCAAGATTGAACCGATGTCCCAACTGGCACATCAGGCGGAAAGCCTGTTAAAAAAAATGCAGGAACATAAAGTGCCAATTCAGAAAAATATCCCGCTTCTGCTGAAAAGCATGGATGTCTTCTGGGAGGCTCTGGAAGATCTTGAAACAAAAAAGACGTTGGATGTCCATGCGTTTGAAGCGATGACCCAAAAACTGAATGCCGCCATGCACAACACCGGGGTTGTCAGCACCAATATGGAAGGGGATCTGCCCTTGGGAACCATTCTGGCACATTTGGGCTATGTGGATCCTGAAGAAGTAGAAATCGCGCTCAAACGTCAGCGTTCCAACATTGGCGAATTGCTGATGGAAATGGGTGCTGTCAGTCAGGCAGAATTGGAACATGCGCTTCAGTGCCAGGAAGATCTCCGCAAGCAACAGAAACAATCCGCAGGTTCCGCTAAACAGGAACAGAATGTCCTCCGGGTCAATCTGAAAAAAGTGGAAAAACTGGTTGATCTGGTAGGGGAACTGGTCATTTCAGAGTCTATGGTGTTTCAGCATCCAACGATCCATAACCATGGCGATGGTCAATTTGAAAGTTTGTGTCAGCAACATCGCAATTATATCCGCCAGCTTCAAGACTCCGCACTTTCGATGCGAATGCTACCGATTGCGCCGTTGTTCAATAAATTGCAGAGACTTGTGCTGGAAACCTCTCAAAAGCTGGGAAAACAGGCCGAACTGGTCACCCTTGGCGAAGCTGTGGAAATGGACAAAACCGTGCTGGATCTGATTGCGGATCCCCTGCTCCACATCATCCGGAATTCGCTGGACCATGGCATCGAATCCGCTCAATCGAGACTGGCCGCTCAGAAATCATCCAAGGGTACTATTTCACTGGAAGCCCGGCATGTGGGAAGTGAAGTGTGGTTCATTGTTCAGGACGATGGCCGTGGTCTGGATCGTGAAAAAATCAGAAAAAAAGCACTTCAACAAAATTTAATTGAAGAACAAGGAATTTATTCTGACCCGCAAATCTGGGCATTGATCATGCGCCCCGGATTTTCCACAGTGGACAATGTGACTGATATTTCCGGCAGGGGGGTCGGCATGGATGTGGTTCAGAAAAATATTGATCAGTTGAAGGGCAGCATTTTGATTGACTCCATGCCTGAAAAAGGAACCACCTTCACCTTGCGGATTCCACTGACACTGGCGTTGATTGACGGCATGATCACCAGGGTTGGCGATTCCCGCTACATCATTCCGATTGATTCTATCCGTGAAATCATTCAACCCGGAGAAGTGGATTGCAGTGAACTTTTGAATAAAGGAGAAATTCTCAATCTCAGAGGTACGCCAGTGAAGGTGGTACGCCTGCATTTGCTGGATGGAACAGAACCCCGGCATTCCCGACTCCATGCGGGAACCATGATCATCCTTGAATCAGACCGGGAACAGATTGCGCTGTTTCTGGATGAGGTTCTGGGACAACAGCAATTCACGGTTAAGGCGCTTCCCCGTGTATTTCAGCATGTGCCCTGGCTGATGGGATGCACCATCATGGGCGATGGTGGTATCAGCCTGATCCTTGACTGTCGGAAATTAATCCATGCCATAGCCTCAACAGGAACATCATCCATTTGAATTATGGTTCTGTTCTCAGTGGCAGTTTGCCCTCGTCCAAACTAAAACTGGTTCAAGCATGGATTGAAATCCACGGCTACCAACTTAACCCGATACAGATGGTCGTAAAATTGTAGACAAAATTGTCCGTCCTGCCTGACCCTTGCATGGGTTCTCTAATTCATTGAATTTACAAAGTGTATCGGCTTACGTTGATAGCCGTTTTTTTCAAAGTTCGGCGTTCCCCACAAAAACCTGAACTCACCGTTCGATTCAAAATATATCTCCCTGTATTCATGATAACCTTTGTTGTTTATGTACAAAATGTTGGACATATTACCAAACAATGATTATACATGTACAATAAACCTTACAATAAGGAGGATATTATGAGAGTTGTCAATTTTAGTGAGGCAAGAAACAATTTAAAATCGATTCTGGATCAGGTAGTAGCTGATGCGGATTATACGGTAATTACTCGTCGAGATTCTGAAAACGCTGTAGTGATGTCCCTGGACACATTCAATAGTTATATGGAGACGGTACATCTTCTTCGCTCACCAGCCAATGCGGCCCATTTAGCCAAATCAATTGAACAATATAAAAATGGAATCATTCAAGAAAGAGAATTGATCCATGAGTAGAAAATTAGCCTGGACTGATGAAGCATGGGAAGGATATCTCTATTGGCAATCTCAGGATAAGAAAACATTAAAACGGATCAATAAATTGGTTGAAGATATTAAAAGACAACCGTTTGATGGGATTGGAAAGCCTGAAGCATTGAGGGAAAATTTATCGGGATTTTGGTCTCGTCGAATTGATGATACCAACCGATTAGTATATGCAGTGGATGAAATTTATATTACTGTGATTTCATGCAGATATCACTATTAAATTACATTAAAAAATCGAACAAGTCGTTCGAGACGGATTGCTTACAATGCGCGTTGCTCCGTTTCAGCAACCGGTGACCGATATGTGTTCGCCCAACAAAGAAAGAGAGATTCAATGGATGACTACACGCTTCTGATCGACCTACATAAACAAGGTCATCGGCAAGGTCCAGGCGGTGATGCAGAAACAGAACAGGCTCTCAACCTCTCAATGATCAACCGTGATGCTCCGCTGAAGATTGCGGATATTGGTTGTGGTACAGGTGCGTCCACTCTTCTGCTTGCAAAATTTTTGAAAAAGTCTCATATCACCGCGGTGGATTTTCTTCAGGACTTTCTGGATGTTCTAAACAAAAAAGCCGAAATCGCAGGAGTTGCAGACCGGATATCCACACTTACACGCGCCATGGATGACTTGCCATTCGCCGATGAAGAATTGGACGTCATTTGGTCGGAGGGCGCCATTTATAATATTGGCTTTGAGAAGGGCGTACAGGACTGGCGGCGTTACCTGAAGACAGACGGTCTCCTCGTTGTTTCAGAGATTACATGGATTTCGGATTCCCGGCCTGCGGAAATTCAGACTCATTGGGACAACGAATATTCCGAGATCAATTTGGCCTCCGCCAAAATCAGGGTTCTGGAGAAGCACGGTTACTCACCCATCGGATACTTTGTTTTGCAGGAACACTGCTGGCTGGAAGAGTACTATCGCCCAATGCAAGCCAGATTCGATGATTTCCTGAGTCAAAATGGCAACAGTAAAGAAGCATGTGAGATTGTGGCCGCCGAACGACACGAAATTGATCTTTACGAAAGAAACAAAGCTCACGTTAGTTACGGGTGCTATATTGCAAGAAAACTGAGATAGAATGGCGAACAAAGATGACAACCACACCGATAATGTTCTTTTCCTGAGGTTCCATGCTTGATCTTATCCTGGATATTCTGCCATTTGTTGTTTTTGTGATTGGAAAACGATGGAAAGGACTCAAGGAAGGTATTCTTGCCAGCCTTTGTTTTGCCTCGTTGGCTTTGATTTATCACGGTATCACCAACGGTTTGGGGCCAGTGTTTATTTTTGTGCTGGTTTCATTGGGACTGTTTCTGCTGATGGGCTGGATTTCCTATTCAAAACAGAATGAAGTCATTTTTAAATTACAGCCAGCTATCGCGGGAGGTGTGTTTGGTGTCATTTTGCTGATTGCGTTTTATGCTTTTGATTATTCTGTGTTGTTGGAACTCATGAAGGACATGGGACAATACATGCCTCCTGAATATCAGGGAACACTGGATAATCCCCAAATGAAATCCGTGCTGTATTTTCTGTCACGAAATCTTGGCATGGGTTTGCTGATTCTTTCAGGCTTCATCACACTCGCGGCCTACAAACTGAGTGATTGGTGGTGGTTGACATTTCGTTTTGTGGGATTTTATGTGGTGTTTTTTATTGCTATGATCTATGCCTACCAGACCCCATAATTCTAACCCGCACTCTGAATAGCAACTATGCCTGAATCTACAAAATCCGGGAAATCACCTCTGTTTCAGGATACCCAAAAGGCCCTGAAAAAATTTCTGATGCCTGAAAACAAAGATGATTCACCGTTCCATACCTTGAAATTTGTGGAAGATCTTCCTCAGCGAATTCAGGTGGAAGTGGCTAGAACCCAACTAAAACTCAGAGACATCCTTGCATGGAAAACAGATTCTGTGGTAGCGTTTCCCAAAATTATTGGTGAACCGATGGAAGTCCTGATTGGTGAGCGCTTGATCGCAAGGGGGGAGGTGGTGGTGGTCAATAACCGTTACGGCCTGCGTATCAGTGAAATCACTCGACTGGATGAAAAACCGGGATCCCGCAAATAACCCGTTGTATACCAAGGTTTTCGTGTGTTTCTGGAAACCTCACTTTCCTTCAAAATTTGTTGTTCAGGAGATCATTATGTTTGACATGGGCGAACTGTTAAAAAAAGCACAGGAATTGTCACAAACCATGCAATCCCAACAGGAAGAGCTGGCACATAAAACCGTCAATGTTTCTGTTGGTGGCGACATGGTCCGCATGACTTTCAATGGGAAACAGGAAGTCAAAGCCATCACCATTGATCCTGAGGTGGTAGATCCTAATGATATCACAACCCTGCAGGATCTGATCATGTCCGCAATCAATGAAGGCGTCCGCCAAAGTCAAAAACTGGCACAGGATTCATTGGGACAACAATTGGGAAATCTTGCCGGAATCAAAATTCCAGGCATTAACAGTTAATGATTGAATAAAGACACAGGAGATCACCATGGGTGGATTGAGCCAGAAACAATGTGTTCCCTGTCAGGGAGGAGTCCTTCCACTGCAAGGAACAGAACTACAGCAACTCCTGGGCCAACTCGATAGCCAATGGCAACTGGTCGAAGAACACCACCTGGAAAAAGAATACCGTTTTCCAGATTTCAAATCCGCTCTTGATTTTACCAACAAGATTGGTGCGCTTGCAGAGTCAGAAGGGCATCATCCCGACATTCATCTGGCATGGGGACGTGTCAAACTGGTCTATTGGACTCATAAAATTGAGGGCTTGACAGAAAGTGATTTCATCATGGCCGCCAAATCAGATATGTGTTTCACCTGAAAAGCTTGTGTGTCTGGATCTAACCGCACACACATTTCCCTGTTTTCCCGCCATCCCCAACTAATCACACAAATCTCCTGAGAACCCCGGTTTCATTGTGAGTCCGGGGTTCTGCCCCGGTTGAATTGAATTTTGAGAAATGGATGATAAAAAACTGGACAAGAGAATAACACTGTTATACTAAGATAACGCCGTGATAAAAATTGGGAGGTGAGGATGGAACTCAAACAGGAAAAACTAGACAACAAAGCGCAACTCAGACAGCGAATTCTGGATCAGGCAAGCCTGCTATTGACGGAGGAAGGCCCCCAGGCCCTGTCAATGCGAAAGTTGTCAAAACAGGTGGGCGCCTCGACCATAGTTTTGTACACA from SAR324 cluster bacterium encodes:
- a CDS encoding YbaB/EbfC family nucleoid-associated protein, which gives rise to MFDMGELLKKAQELSQTMQSQQEELAHKTVNVSVGGDMVRMTFNGKQEVKAITIDPEVVDPNDITTLQDLIMSAINEGVRQSQKLAQDSLGQQLGNLAGIKIPGINS
- a CDS encoding type II toxin-antitoxin system prevent-host-death family antitoxin → MRVVNFSEARNNLKSILDQVVADADYTVITRRDSENAVVMSLDTFNSYMETVHLLRSPANAAHLAKSIEQYKNGIIQERELIHE
- a CDS encoding 4a-hydroxytetrahydrobiopterin dehydratase → MGGLSQKQCVPCQGGVLPLQGTELQQLLGQLDSQWQLVEEHHLEKEYRFPDFKSALDFTNKIGALAESEGHHPDIHLAWGRVKLVYWTHKIEGLTESDFIMAAKSDMCFT
- a CDS encoding Txe/YoeB family addiction module toxin, translating into MSRKLAWTDEAWEGYLYWQSQDKKTLKRINKLVEDIKRQPFDGIGKPEALRENLSGFWSRRIDDTNRLVYAVDEIYITVISCRYHY
- a CDS encoding FliM/FliN family flagellar motor switch protein, translating into MPENKDDSPFHTLKFVEDLPQRIQVEVARTQLKLRDILAWKTDSVVAFPKIIGEPMEVLIGERLIARGEVVVVNNRYGLRISEITRLDEKPGSRK
- a CDS encoding chemotaxis protein CheA: MKPYLDHRMESIVFASADAYIRFQETCTVQFQTRQGRISMDEHQALLVNFLEESRALMAQIESALMDLPILRNEQRIHGSLEEIWHGFHSIKGSSGFLNLPALQKVSQTMESVFKHMARDLTLVDRIPIDALLNVCEVFYKALDAIQINLNDNDLDFELQESLIPLNQFFSSTLLVAEMTTSPTESLDETIKLDPVMFKEFLSEAHGTLEIAEQTLLEISRLHEGENPSDLIYAAFRLLHTLKGNSAMLKIEPMSQLAHQAESLLKKMQEHKVPIQKNIPLLLKSMDVFWEALEDLETKKTLDVHAFEAMTQKLNAAMHNTGVVSTNMEGDLPLGTILAHLGYVDPEEVEIALKRQRSNIGELLMEMGAVSQAELEHALQCQEDLRKQQKQSAGSAKQEQNVLRVNLKKVEKLVDLVGELVISESMVFQHPTIHNHGDGQFESLCQQHRNYIRQLQDSALSMRMLPIAPLFNKLQRLVLETSQKLGKQAELVTLGEAVEMDKTVLDLIADPLLHIIRNSLDHGIESAQSRLAAQKSSKGTISLEARHVGSEVWFIVQDDGRGLDREKIRKKALQQNLIEEQGIYSDPQIWALIMRPGFSTVDNVTDISGRGVGMDVVQKNIDQLKGSILIDSMPEKGTTFTLRIPLTLALIDGMITRVGDSRYIIPIDSIREIIQPGEVDCSELLNKGEILNLRGTPVKVVRLHLLDGTEPRHSRLHAGTMIILESDREQIALFLDEVLGQQQFTVKALPRVFQHVPWLMGCTIMGDGGISLILDCRKLIHAIASTGTSSI
- a CDS encoding class I SAM-dependent methyltransferase; this translates as MDDYTLLIDLHKQGHRQGPGGDAETEQALNLSMINRDAPLKIADIGCGTGASTLLLAKFLKKSHITAVDFLQDFLDVLNKKAEIAGVADRISTLTRAMDDLPFADEELDVIWSEGAIYNIGFEKGVQDWRRYLKTDGLLVVSEITWISDSRPAEIQTHWDNEYSEINLASAKIRVLEKHGYSPIGYFVLQEHCWLEEYYRPMQARFDDFLSQNGNSKEACEIVAAERHEIDLYERNKAHVSYGCYIARKLR